The DNA sequence AAATCTCAAGAGTGGTGCCTACGACAAATCGGCCCCCAAATCTAATTCTTGAGCTGAATAATAAAGCATATTGCAAGGTGCGTGTGTTGAGGAGAGCAATCTACAACGAGGGATCGGCGAGGCATTTGACCCACTCAAGGTTACATTTCGGCCAAACTCAACTGGTGGTcagcctgagcctcagtttccccacgtgGCCGGCGCGGAGTGCCTTGGTCTCTCTCCCCAGCTTCGCGGTGGGAGGCCGAGAACGGGGACGAGGAGAACGCCTCCCGAGCGCAGAGCGCCGGACAAGAGCTCCCGCGCTCCCTTCGCCGCGGCGCGGGCTGGGGCGCGCCCCGGCGGCCGTCTCCTCCGGGCCCACGGCGCCGGAGCGCGGGCGCAGTCGAGGCCGCGAGCTTGCATCCAGGCAGCCGCCATCTTGGTAAAGGCAAAGTTCTAGATTGCAGTTTCTCCTCACCCGGCCTGGTTCGCCAGTATCTCGAGTGGGCTCAGGGGAGGAGGCTTTATACAGTATCCCCTtgttgaagaggaaaaaaagcgaCGGACAACCTCGACTAGCTTGGAAGCCAGGCTCGTGCCTCCTTTACCAAGATGGCGCTGACGCCTGACGTCATCGGCGCGCGCCGCCCGGAGCTCGGCGCGCAGGCCCACCGGTGACGTCACGGAGGCGCGACCGGGCCGGCGCTGGGGGCAGGAGGTAGGAGCGGCCGCGGCGCGGGCGGAGCcgggggggcgggggcgcggcggGGTGAGCCCAGCGGGGCGGCTCGGCGTGGGACCACCCCCGGGAGAGCGGGGTGGGGGTGCTCCGAGACGGGGCACTTCCGGCGCCCAGTCTCGACGGCTCCCGCGGGGTCTGTGCCCCTTTCCCCCAGCGGGTGACTGAGACCCAGAGGGACAGCGTGGTGTTCGAGGCCACCCAGCTCCGGCCCTGCCCCTGAGCAGCGTGCGGGCTTTCGGGTGACAGAGCTGGGTGCGGACGTCCCTGGCTCTTGCTGTGGGATCAGGGTTAGGGAGAGTGACGGGGCGCTGGGGGAGCCCAGAAGCGTTAGCGGGAGGGGTTCTTGGAGGAGACGACGTTGAGCTTCATCTTTTTTTACTTTCACATCCAGTCAACCGCGTGGGTCCCGATTCCCTCCTAAATGTACCCTCTGACCAGCCAGAGCCACTCCCCGGACCCCTGCGTGATCTCCCTGCTTCGGTCTCACCCCTCGCGTTCACCTCCTCACCAACCCCAGAGGGCTCTGACCCGCAGATCGCCTCCTGGCTCTAACGCCCTGCGCCCCTTCCCGTCACCCTGGAATATAAATCCTCTCTTCCCCGCCTGCCTGCCCCACGCTCCTTTTCTCAGATGCCCCCTGCAGGATGCCCTTTGACACATAcacccccccgccccaggctGGGCTTCTCCAGAGCCCTGCGCGTCCCCCATCACAGCTCTCATCATGAGTTGTCACTCTCGTTGTGTACCTCCCAGCCAGCCTGGGGGTCCCCTGGGGGCAGGAAGCCCATCCATGCCGCCCTTTCCCCGGCGTCCCACACGGACTCGGTGTTGGGTGCGTGTTTACTGACAGCAGTGCGCGGGCGTTGAATGTTTCCCGCAGAGAAGAAAGGCTGTCTGTATCAGTcggctggggctgctgtaacaaagtaccacacactggcGGCTTcgacagcagacatttatttgctcacagttctggaggctggaagcccaaggtcaaggtgccagctAATTTGGTTCCTGGTGCAGgctcttcctgacttgcagacGGCCACTTCTTACTCTGTCCTCCCCAGGTGGAGAGAGCAGCTCTGACATCTTCTGCTCTTCTTCTAGGGGCACCAGCCTATgagatcagggccccaccctgtgACTTCATTGAACTTTCATCACCTCCTCATTGGCCCCATCTCCAAACCCAGTCACACTGAGGGTCAGGGCTCCTGCACGGGGATTTTGGAGGGACATAAACATCCTGTCCTGGCCTCAAGAAGGGGCCAGAAAACCCTTCTTAGGCTTTGGGATGGAGTTGGGGGTCTTGAACAGTGGGGCATGGGAGAAGGGGATGCTGGGGAGAGGCCCTGTGAGTGGACCGGGTCacaggaggggacagggagggggtaTCAGATGGGGTACAGCCAGAGGAAAGGctcagaggtgggagaggggggTTAGTGGAAAGAACAGTGAGAAGCGGAGTTTGGACACAACAGTGTGTGACGTAAATACTGAGGATACCCTGGAAATAGACGCGGGTTCATTCATGTGCTCAAATCATTGATTGAGCCCCTACTGTGCAGGGCTCTGGGGCACAGCGGTGACCAAGGCAGTCCTGGCTCCGCTCTCATGGAGCTCCCAGTCTGGTGGGGAAGACGGACATTTGATGAATCATCATATAAATGAACATAAGATAGCAACCCAGGCAAGTGCCTCAGAGAGCAGTTCGTGGTCTGAGAGTTGGGTAGTgtctcagggaaggcttcctggaggcagcaacaCCTGAGTGGGCCCTGAAGCTTAAATCGGAGTTAACTGGGTAAAAAGAGGAGCGAAGAGCAGCCAGGTGGCAGGCacggcaagtgcaaaggccctggggtgggaaccTGCGTGGTATGTTTCATACCTGCCTGCTGCTGAGTGAATGTaagggagaggagggtggggagtttcctcatctctaactCAGACAGTGACCCCCACTTCTTGGTGCTGTCCTGGGGAGTCCAGGAGGGGTTTTCTGTGGGGTACTTTGTAGACGTTCAGTAATGAATGCTTGATTTAGGGACCAAGGGGTGGCTGGGAGGAGTGCGGGATCAGGCTGGCATATTGGGCCCCGTGGCAGCCCTTGCATCCTATGCCAGGAGGGACTGCAATCAACCCCACGTCTCAGATCAGGAAACCGAGGCTCGAGGGGAGCACTTCAGCCACAACTGCAGAGCCAGAACTCACCCCCAGGTCTCAGCCTGGAGGGGGCACCCCTCCATGTGGAGTGAGGGGCCCCAGAAGCCTCAGAGTCCTGATCTGTGTTGATGTCACGGGGGGGGAGCCAGCCAGGACCTTGGCGGGGTGGGGGGCCATGGTTAGGAGCATGGAGTTGGGACtgaggggctgggcctggctTGGAATCCGGGCCCCTCCACTGCCCCACTGTGTGGCCCTGAGCATGTCCCTTACCCTCTCAAAGCCTCAGGTTCCCATCTGTAAACCGGGGCTGAGCCGTGCCTCTGCTGCCACGGGGGAGGACACGCTCAGGCTGCCCCTGGCCGCAGCGTCGGCGGTTATCACTGCCCAGCTCCGTCTGACTGCAGACCACCTCTGGCTCTGCCCATTGCACCATCGTGATGCCCAGTGTTCGGCTCCCACCCTCAGCCCACGTGACAGCCAGAGGGGGCTTTGGAACAACCTAAACCAGAATGTGTTCATGCCCTGCCTAACAGCCCCCTGGTGCCAATGGAGAACATCCTTGCTCTTCCTCGTCCTATAAGGCTGCCCTGTCAGCCCCACACCCTCCCTCGCTcttcccctccacctcctcctcactCACCCACTCTGGCCTCAgtggcctccttcctgccccagggcctttgcacatcctGAGCCCTCTGCCTAGAAATCCCACCTCTTTGTCCTCACAGGGCTGCCTCCAACCATCCTTCAGGTTGCAGCTCAGCTGCCACCTGCCAGGGTGTGAGACTTCACTAAGACGCTCTCCGTAAAGCTGAGCCCAGTGTGCACAACCACTGCAAATGGGAGCAGATGGTAGTTTCCAGTGGGGCTCAGATGGGAGCCCCTCTCCCACAAGTCCCACAGCCGGGAGGTGGGAttgggggctgcctggtggcccTGAGTCAGGATGGCCCCCACATTCTCTCCCCTTCGTTCTTGGGGGCTGGGCTAGTTTCTCCCAGGTTCAGCTGGGGCTGAGCGGGAGATGTTCAGGGTGGGAGAGAGCAACCCATGAGTCCGGAACACCAGCCTGTTTCCCAGATGAAGacggctgaggcccagagagccaaAGGCCTGTGTCCTGGACCGCACGGTGCTTGCATCAGCCCCCCGAAGGGTGCTCGCAGTTTCCCAGCCGCGCAGCCTCCCCTTCCTCACCCAGAAGGCAAGCTTTGCTAGTGagaccccaggcccagcccaggctctgcccGGAACCCTggcttccagccttcagaacggGAGCAAGGACCTTCCCCGTGTTTAAGGCTTTGGGGACATTCGATTGAGTCGGCCCATAGAAAGCATGGAGTGGGGGCCCGGCATGGGGAGGGGGCACCTGCCGTCTGTGTGTGTCATCTTCTCCCCAGCGCCCAGCTTCTCCTGGCCCTGCAAGCTGGGGCAGGGTCCTTGGGAGCAGTTCGAGGCAGCTACTCACCCAGGGGAGGGGGACTCGGCCTCAGGGCTGTGGGACGGGGGACTAAGGCCTCATGAGTGGCAGAGTGGGAGGGGCCGCACACAGACTGGCCTGCAGGGGTCCACAGCAGCATGACACATAGGAGCTGGAAAGACAACCCAGATGTCCGTCCTTGGACGGAGGGCTCCAAACAACGCGGTCAGCCACACAGGGCCCAGTGCTCCGGCACAGAAAGGGACTAAGCCTGACACCCACGGCAGCGCAGAGGGACCTCGGAAACCTCCCGCTGAGGGGAGAGGCTGACACACAGACCACGCGCGTTTGATCCCATTTACcggaaacgtccagaacaggccaagccacagagacagaaaatagattggtggccaggggctggggagaggggtggggagggactgcTCATGGGGACAGGGTCTCCTTTTGGGGcaatggaatgttctggaactagatagaggtggtgacTTCACAACATTGTCAAagtgctaaatgccactgaattgtgcactttaaatggtTTGctttgtgttatgtgaatttcacctgaataaatgtttttaaaaagaggaaacactAAGTCCAAAGCCCTCATTTTACGGACACGGCCATTGAGGCCCCAAGGGGGTCCCAGCTGTGCAGGTGTGAGTCTGGGGGTGCCGAGGGTGCAGGCCTTCACTCACTGGTCCCCACCATCCTCCCGCAGCCTGCTGAGGGATGCCCAAGAAGTTCCAGGGCGAGAACACCAAGTCGGCAGCGGCCCGGGCGCGGAGGGCTGAGGCCAAGGCGGCAGCTGATGCCAGGAAGCAGAAGGAGCTGGAGGATGCCTACTGGAAGGATGAGGACAAACACGTCATGAGGAAGGAGCAGCGCAAGGTGGGTGGGCCCTGGGCCCCCATGCCTGTGGGCAAGACGGGAAGATGGgatggaagggggtggggggcctCCTGAGGCTTTGGCCTGAAGGGCGAGGAAGCGCCAGACGTGGAgcaagggcagggaggggggcagAAGCAGAGCCAATGGctcatgcaaaggccctggggtagccAGGTCTTGGCATGTTTAGGGAACAGCGAAGCAGTCACCGCCCTCCATGGGcttgtttctctccttcttgtAATGCCAGGGTTGGGTGAGACTGTCAGTTCTCACCCTGGAGCGACTGCacccaggggacacttggcaacatctggagacagtTTGGTTGCCACAGCCGGGtggagggtgctactggcatgtGTGGGTGGAGGCCACGGGTGCTGCTCAACTCCCTGCAATGTGCAGGACAGCACCAGAGCAGAGTGAGCGGGCCCCAGACGGCCATGGTGCCAAGGCTGGGACATGCTGATAGTCCCcatttccagcctccagcctgggGCTTGCAGGCACTTCCAGGTGTTTGTAAAAACCGAGAAGTGGGAGGGCTGGCCAGCTGTCCCCCGATGGGCCCcaatgccaggcacacagtgggAGCTTAATTGATGTCTGGGGAGTGTCTCAGGGCTGATGCTGACTGGCTTGTCCCAGTAGGTGGCGCCAGAGACCCGTCTCAGCCCACGCTCCTGGTCCCCTGGGCGCCACCTGGCCCAGGTGCGCACACGCGCGCCTCCGCTGGGAAATGAGGGAGCTTGCGGAAAATCTCAGTGGCGCCTTGCCGTCCCTGCACGCCCAGATGTGCGGCGGCTGGGCGCTTCTGCCAGGGTTTCCCATCGTCTTGCTGGGCTGGGCTCTACCTTGTCTTTAGCGGACACTGAGTGTCCCTGGTCCCGTCCCCCGCACTGTGCTGCGTTGGTCCGTGGAGGTCTTTAAATTCTTTATGACGGTCATCTTTTGACAGTGTAGGAAAGTTGAAAcctcagaaggaaaaacagtATCTGCCAAAGATCCGTTACCCAGACAGAAAGGCCAGAAACCTTTCAACAGTCCCAGAGGCAGccgcccagcccagggcctggggcacagagaaggtaGGAAGCCCAGGTcacagggctgggccaggggctgggccgGGCTGGCACTAGTGGGTCCACCCTCTGGCTTGTGAAGTGGGGGGGCGCTCAGGAGCCCCTGGCTGGCTGCGCGCCTGTGCACCACCCTGGACGGACACAGAGTAGAGGCCGGCTGAGCAACAGGGGCAGTGGGGCCCGCAGCTCCTTGACCCTGTCATTGTGGCCACCATTCACCAACGGGCTAAAACCACCAAAGCAGGCGAAGGGCCGGCATTTGCCAGCTCTGCTCACTGGCACATTCCCGGCCCCTGTGCCCCTCCCAGGCGGGCCCCTCCTGACTGTTTCCCATGGAACTGCTGCTGGTCCTTCTTCACCTTTGGTGGTTTTCTGGGGTTTGTCTCTGTCCCGCTGACGGGCACGCGGGGCTTACAGTCTCCCTCTTCTTTTCatacacacgaaaagatgctgctCGAAAAAGATACTGTTTCTCTGAAAGAAGCAAATCCATGCTTGCTCCAAAACACGAAAAAACAATGCAGCTCCCCCTAGGTGACACCAAAGGCTTTGCTCCCACGATGCCCTGAAGCCGTGCCCTCCAGTAAATGGGGTCCCACAGCCAGTTCCTCCTGGCAGCAGCAGCCGCGGACCGGCGGGCTCCATCGGGCCGGGGCCGCATTCGCGACTCCACTTGTTCCGTGTTACGCAGCTCGGTGATGAGCACCTGGCTGTCTGGATTCCATCTCCATGATTTATGAGgcccttttttttattgaggtcataatcgtttataacattgtgtaatttcaggtgtacatttttatttgtcagtcaccatacatatgagCCCCTTCACCcgctgtgcccaccccccaaacccTTCCCCTCGTAACCAGTGATCTGCTGTCTTTGTCCATGGgttagtttatcttccatgtttgagtgaaatcatacagtgtctgtctttctctgtctggcttatttcgcttaacataataccctcagggtccatccatgttgctgcgaatgggatggttttgtcttttttctggctgagtagtattccactgtatatacaccacatcttcttcatccactCATCAGtcggtgggcacttgggttgcttccatgtctccattattgtgaataatgctgcaatgaacataggggtgtgtaaacctctttgaattgttgatttcaagttctttggataaatactcagtagtgggatagctgggtcacgtggtatttctatttttaattttttgttttttgagggttttttggtgtggaagattggccctgagctaacatctgtggcagtcttcctctattttgtatgggagatgccactacagcatggcttaataagcagtgtgtaggtccgcacccgggatccaacccacaaaccctgggctgccacagtggagggCACGAACGTACCGCTATGCCACCATGCTGGctcctctatttttaattttttgaggaatctccatactgtttaccacagtggctgcaccagtttgcattcccaccagcagtgtatgagggttcccttttccccacaccctctccaacatttgttatttttagccttagtgattgtagccattttaacgggcgtaaggtggtatcttagtgtagttttgatttgcatttccctgatgattagtgatgtggaacatcttttcatgtgtttatcgcccatctgtatatcttctttggaaaaatgtctgttcagatcctgtgcacattttttgatcaggttgtttggttttttgctgttgagttgtgtgagtttttaatatattttggagattaaccccttgtgggacatatgatttgcaaatatttcctcccagttggtgggttgtcttttcgttctgttcctggtttcctttactttgcagaaactctttagtctgatgaagtcccatttgtttacttttcctcttgtttcccttgtctgagtagacatgatatttgaaaagatactgctaaaagtgatgtcaaagagtgtactacctgtatttccttctaggagttttgtggtttcacgtcttaccttcaagtctttggtgcattttgagttaatttttgtgtatagtgcaagataatggtctactttcattcttttgcatgtggctgtccagttttcccaacactatttattgaagactttcctttctccattgtaagttcTTGGCACCTTtctcgaagattagctgtccagagatgtgtgggtttatttctgggctctcagttctgttccattgatctgtgtgcctgtttttgtaccatgctgttttttttttttaagattttatttttttccttttttccccaaagccccccggtacatagctgtatatctttttagttgtgggtccttctagttgtggcatgtgggatgccgcctcagcgtggtttgatgagcagtgccatgtccgcgcccaggattcgaaccaacgaaacgctgggccgcctgcagcggagcgcgcgaacttaaccactcggccacggggccggcccctgtaccatgctgttctgatcactatggctttgtagtacattctgaagtcagggattgtgatgcctccagctttgttcttttttctcaggattgctttagcaatttggggtctttggttgccccatatgaattgtaggattctttgctctatttttgtgaagaatgtcattgggattctgattgggattgcattgaatctatagattgctttaggtagtatggacattttaactacgtttacaCTTCCAGTCAATGTGCgtggcatatctttccatttctttgtgtcatcagtgtttctcaataatgtcttatagttttcagtgtataggtctttcacctccttggttaaatttattcctagatattttattctttttgttgcgattgtaagtggaattgtattcttgagttctctttctgtaagttcatttagtatagaaaagcaactgatttttgtaagttgattttgtaccctgcaactttactgtagttattgattatttctaataattttccgatggattctttagggttttctatatgtaagatcatgtcgtctgcaaacagcgagggtttcacttcttccctccctgtttggattccttttagtcctttttcttgcctaattgctctggccaaaacctccaatactgtgttgaacagaagtgacgagagtgggcacccttgtcttgttcctgttctcagagggatggcgttcagtttttccccattgagtatgatgttggctgtgggtttgtcatatgtggcctttatcgtgttgaggtactttccttctaaacccattttattgagagtttttatcataaatggctattggatcttgtcaaatgctttctctgcatctattgagatgatcatgtggtttttattcctatGAGGCTCATTTTTGATGGCTCCGGAAAATTCCGCCAAATGGACTCATCCTTCACCCATCGCCAGATGCTGCTAattgctcttttaaaaactgcgactgattttttaaaagaagttgcTGAATGTTAAAGCATAAATCTTACGCTCCCTCCTCAGTCCCATGTCCCTGGAGACGGATGGCCGCAGGTTGCCTGTCCTTCCTGCGTTACCGGAGCCTTctggagttcattcattcattcattccgcACACTTTCACCAAACACCTGCTGTATGCTGAGCTAGAAGGCAGCCATTCACAACCCCAGCCAGGGCCTGTCTCCTGCCTTCAGGATGAACCAGATAACGGGAAGACCTGAAACTGGGGATTTTTGGAACACAAGAAGGAGCTGTGTGGTGGAGGGGGCAGATGGGGAGCCAGGAGCTCAAGATGAGCTGGAGTTAACCAGGGGGGGAGGCTGGTGAGGGCGCTCCAGGGGGAGAGAAgagctagtgcaaaggccctgaggcagggccaTGTGGGGGCAGAATGAGCACGAGGTGTACGTGCACCATGCAGGGTCGGGGAGCCTCAGGAGAATGTTCCCTCTGACAGGGAAGCAGAGGCCTGCCTGAGGTGCCCCGGCACAGAAGTGGGAGCCCAGCAGCTGCACTCAAACACTTTTGATCTTTAACCCCACACCCGACTTTCTTGCCATGCAGGTGAAGGTCAGAGGCCCAGTGGGTGCCCTCAAGCACATCCACCCCTCTTCTGGGGCACTTAGACTCACTATGGGTGTGTCACAGGGGAACACTGCAGTCACGGGGACCGTCCCCAAGGCAtgggaggcagagggcagtgTTGCGGGCAGTGGGTGGGTAGGCAGGGGCACTGAGGGTGCTGGGTGGCAGGCACCCAGATGTTCCAAGCCTCTGGCCTCACCGCTGGAAGGGAACCAGAACCTCGCTCTGCCCTCCCAGAGCGGTGGAGGGGCAGTGGCCAAGGACAAGTCCTGGGGCCAGATGTCCCCTTGTCCAGCTGGCATCAGGGCCTCCCTTGGGAGCCAAGGTGGGATCAGTCCCAGCCCCTGTGACACATGGACCATGCCTCCCCCGAAGTCTCCTGGTGCCTCGGGGCAGAACCTCTGCCCCAGCTGGCAGTGAGCACAGACCCTCCCATGGCTCCTGTGGCCTTTGGAGTCCAATACAAACCCCTCCCCGTGCCCTTGAAGCGCCTGGTGGCCGGGCCCTCAGCCTGCCCCGTCTCTCCTCCCTCCAtgctccttctccccactccagcctcTGGGCTGCTTCTCTGTCATGCTAGGtggttcctgcctcagggcctttgcagctGCCATTCCCACCACTAAGGACTCTCCTGTCCCCCAGCTCTCCCGCtggctggctcctcctccagcccaggtGTCACTTTTCCTTTGAGAGCCACCCACTCACCTGCCCAGGCCAAGGTTCCCTGTTTTTCCCATAGTCATGTAGGATGGGAGCCCCCGGGTAGGCCCACTGTGCACCCAGCACTGGGTCTAGCACACAGCAGGGCTTCAGTCCAGGTTGGTTGAGATAAAACCTGGATCCCGTGCCAGTGGGCAGCAGTTGGAACCTCACCACCCCGTCCCCctaggaggagaaggagaagcgGCGCCTGGAGCAGCTGGAACGCAAGAAGGAGACGCAGCgcctgctggaggaggaggactcGAAGCTTAAGGGTGGCAAAGCCCCCCGGGTGGCTGCTCCCAGCAAGGTCACCCGCGCCCAGATTGAGGAGACGCTTCGCCGAGACCATCAGCACAAGGAAGCCCCAGACCCAGGTGTGGCTGTGGCTCACTCTGGAGCTGCCCTTGTACCCACTAAAGGATAAACAGTGGGACCCACCTTGGGCTGAGTCCTGagcccctcctcacctccagagAGGCTGCCTGGCTCTGCATGGCACAGGGTGGGCGGGCGCGGGCTGgcaggcctggccctgagcacaGGCGACTAGGGCGCACACGCATGTACTTACCTGCTCTGCACCCGACCCCGGCTTGTGCTCCCTGGGGGCCCCAGGGCGTTAGTGGGGCGCCCCAGGCTGAGGAGACAGCAGCcacatgggggggggggtgcttccTCTGTGCCCGGCTGCAGTGAAGTTAAGAGGGCAGCCCGGGCTGGGCCTAGGCCGCGGATGCGGAGGGCTGCACCGGCCCACCCTGGAGGTCTGTCCCGAGAGGGCTTCCCAGCTCCAGGGGCATTTCTCTGCTCCCCCTCATTCTctgcctgcctgctgcctcccCTGGCTTCTTCCCTTACTGtgtct is a window from the Equus quagga isolate Etosha38 chromosome 9, UCLA_HA_Equagga_1.0, whole genome shotgun sequence genome containing:
- the CCDC124 gene encoding coiled-coil domain-containing protein 124 encodes the protein MPKKFQGENTKSAAARARRAEAKAAADARKQKELEDAYWKDEDKHVMRKEQRKEEKEKRRLEQLERKKETQRLLEEEDSKLKGGKAPRVAAPSKVTRAQIEETLRRDHQHKEAPDPAEKAKSHLEVPLEENVNRRMMEEGSVEARTIEDAIAVLSVAEEAADRHPERRMRAAFTAFEEAQLPRLKQENPNMRLSQLKQLLKKEWLRSPDNPMNQRAVPFNSPK